Part of the Lycium ferocissimum isolate CSIRO_LF1 unplaced genomic scaffold, AGI_CSIRO_Lferr_CH_V1 ctg24269, whole genome shotgun sequence genome, GTGTTTTGAACTGACTTTTTTCCATCAGATGATTCCACTAAGATCAGGAATGGTCGTGGCAAGACTAGAGGGAAAGGTCTTGAAAGGATGAGGAAGACTATGGGAAGCAAGATGAAAATTGAGATTCCACTTGGTAAAGGGAGGCCAACTAAGCCAACTCAATCGGCAAAATTATCCAATGAACTAGGGATAATTGCCAGGAATTTTCTTTCGCTTCCAAACAAGTGGAAGGAACTCACAAGAGAGGACAAAGATGCAGCACTAATTAGGTGCCACGTAAGGATTCTATAATCTTGTAATTTTATTACATGGTAGTGATTATAGTGAGTTCTCTTCTTTCGGGTATTGCTGTTATTCATCCATCTATTTATTTGGCGAACTCATCGGCGATATCTATCTCCATTGAAATCTAGTAGTAAGTTCACTCATGTAACTGAAACAATTTTGGCCAAGAAATGGCCATAAACTGCTTCTATACAGTGCAGTTTTTGTCTTGACTGCACTGCCGATATGGAACTTTGCATGCATAGCCTCTGTGTGTGACAACTGCTGCATACATAGCCTTCCTTGTGAAAAAAACCAGTTGCATATTGATTTCTGCTCCTCTGCATATCTGCTTGCCTTGCATTATCCTCCAAATGATGTCCCAAGTTTGATCCTTTGCACCATTTCTTGTTGTCTTTCCAAGCTTAGCATAATCTTGCAATGTttttctcctgatgttgttgcTGCAAATCCTCCTAGGCCTTGTGAAATTCTCCTGATTTACACTTCTGATGGTATTTGCATATTTTATCTTTCAGTCTTTAGCCATATTAAAATAGTATACAGCAGCTCTTCTGATTCCTTGCTTTTTCTGCTTAATAATAGCACCACTTGACCATCCTTAGCTGTATCAAAACCATTAAAACCAGTACTCTTTCCATAAATTAGCGATCTCTCAACAGGTTGAGCACATAGTACTAATACCACACACTCAGAAAGAGCCAATAAATAGATTAAGTATGGCCTTCAGTTACTATGTCTGGTGTATCACTGTAGTTGTTGTAGCAGCACCAAGTTACATAGTATTGCAATTCAAGAAAACCATTACCTTTCCATAAATTGGCAATCCCTCAGTAGGTTGAGCACCTAGTGCTAATACCACACACTGAGAGAACGCCAACAAATATAAAAGGATTAGCTGATGTGATGATTAGTTATTGTTTTAATATAAAAGTGAATTTGATTGTTTGTGTGTTTCTTCATAACATATCTGTTTTTTAGAGAAGTTTGAAATTGATTTGGATGACATTACGTGAAAGATAGTGTTGaggatattttgaaaaatagaaGCCGACAATGGCGTTACAAGTTAAAACAGCTATTTGAAAGTGCACGTTCCGAGGAAGAAGCTCGTAAAATTGAAGTGCCGTAAAGTTGACCTGAGAAAATTGGAATAAGCTTTGTGACATGTGGGCTGATCCAGAGCATAAGGTAATTTATATTCATGTTATTCTCCTTGTTGTTTAagttacatatatttatattttctttgtaGAAACGATGCGACATAAACAGGGCCAATCGAAGTAAGCTTAAAACTAATCATTTCATGGGGTCAAAAGCGTTTGTACCTGCTCGTGCTGAACTTGTAAGTTATaccatttttgttcttctttctaaCAATATTTTAGTTCTACAtcatattaatattttattttataggcTGAAAATGGAGTAGAGCCTGACAGAATCGAGTTCTACAAGAGTACTCATTACTCGACTGAAAAAGGATGGTCATCTCTAGAGGCTGAGACTAACTATgtaagaaaattattattttagtaCCATAGCCATTGCATTTGTCCGG contains:
- the LOC132043418 gene encoding uncharacterized protein LOC132043418 isoform X1 encodes the protein MEFTSYEHTKIRYCVLVEFCKSMAPGGHIFKQTTLTGKTIRATQSSDESNNVTPPVNTDDSTKIRNGRGKTRGKGLERMRKTMGSKMKIEIPLGKGRPTKPTQSAKLSNELGIIARNFLSLPNKWKELTREDKDAALIRCHVRIL
- the LOC132043418 gene encoding uncharacterized protein LOC132043418 isoform X2, which translates into the protein MFFLAIEFCKSMAPGGHIFKQTTLTGKTIRATQSSDESNNVTPPVNTDDSTKIRNGRGKTRGKGLERMRKTMGSKMKIEIPLGKGRPTKPTQSAKLSNELGIIARNFLSLPNKWKELTREDKDAALIRCHVRIL